A region from the Dehalococcoidia bacterium genome encodes:
- a CDS encoding carboxymuconolactone decarboxylase family protein: protein MRKPDVARDTGQPSSWIANRKFSKRTYGIGEFFVDISFLTKNVRNVRRVMREKRIPSAFRERLMLSVTSVYGCRYCCWLHTREALRSGVEQEEIAGLLTGSMDNCPEDEAIALLYAQHWADSDARPDPEAVGRLDEAYGAEKAEAINLILRMIRVGNLSGNTWDRLLSRISRGRWGK from the coding sequence ATGAGGAAGCCTGATGTGGCCAGAGACACAGGACAACCTAGCTCATGGATAGCGAACCGTAAGTTCAGTAAGAGGACATATGGCATCGGGGAATTTTTTGTGGATATATCCTTTCTAACAAAGAACGTAAGGAATGTCAGACGGGTAATGAGGGAAAAGCGGATACCCAGTGCCTTCAGAGAAAGGCTTATGCTCTCGGTTACCTCTGTCTATGGTTGCCGCTACTGTTGCTGGCTTCACACCAGAGAAGCCCTGCGGAGCGGGGTTGAGCAAGAGGAAATCGCCGGGCTTCTCACCGGTAGCATGGACAATTGCCCTGAAGATGAGGCCATAGCATTGCTCTATGCCCAGCACTGGGCCGATTCCGATGCCAGGCCTGACCCTGAAGCAGTTGGAAGGCTGGATGAGGCCTACGGCGCTGAAAAGGCGGAAGCGATAAATCTAATACTGCGTATGATCCGGGTTGGCAACCTTTCGGGCAACACCTGGGATCGCTTGCTCTCAAGGATTTCCCGCGGCAGGTGGGGGAAATAG
- a CDS encoding zinc-ribbon domain containing protein, whose translation MAFQDKTLVCRDCGKEFVFTAGEQEFYMSRGLESEPTRCKECRLEKRRTRFGGAREMHSAICATCGQECEVPFEPRGDRPVYCNECFAKSKK comes from the coding sequence ATGGCTTTCCAGGACAAGACTCTGGTATGTCGCGATTGCGGCAAAGAATTCGTATTCACTGCTGGCGAGCAGGAATTCTACATGTCGCGCGGACTAGAGAGCGAACCCACTCGTTGCAAGGAGTGTCGCTTGGAGAAGCGACGAACTCGCTTTGGTGGAGCCCGTGAGATGCACTCTGCAATCTGTGCTACTTGCGGTCAGGAGTGCGAGGTTCCCTTTGAGCCCAGGGGTGATCGACCAGTGTACTGTAATGAATGCTTTGCCAAGAGTAAGAAGTAG
- a CDS encoding GyrI-like domain-containing protein, whose protein sequence is MAIDVTVKKTEPITVAFVSKKGPYSLISETFGTLYRWIGEKSFVPAGAPIGVYFNAPGQVPDEELLWELRSPIAGDVAPSGPDEQGLGVKKVEGTQVASTMHKGPHDQVGATYGALAGWIAENGYEIVGPSEEVYLSDPDKTPPEELLTEVRFPVRKR, encoded by the coding sequence ATGGCAATCGATGTAACGGTCAAAAAAACAGAGCCGATAACAGTGGCCTTCGTCTCAAAGAAGGGGCCCTACAGCCTGATTAGCGAGACATTTGGTACGCTCTATCGCTGGATCGGGGAGAAGAGCTTTGTGCCCGCCGGAGCGCCAATTGGGGTCTATTTCAACGCCCCCGGGCAGGTTCCCGACGAGGAACTGTTATGGGAACTCCGCAGCCCCATAGCGGGGGATGTAGCCCCGAGTGGTCCTGACGAGCAAGGCCTTGGTGTCAAGAAAGTGGAAGGTACACAGGTGGCTTCCACCATGCATAAGGGGCCTCATGATCAGGTGGGGGCTACTTATGGCGCGCTTGCAGGATGGATCGCGGAGAACGGATACGAGATCGTGGGCCCTTCGGAGGAAGTCTACCTCAGCGACCCGGATAAGACTCCTCCAGAGGAGCTGCTTACCGAGGTCCGCTTCCCGGTGCGCAAGCGATAG
- a CDS encoding PaaI family thioesterase: MNAAWQQNLIELFRAAPIARLFGMALSFDEQGHAYINLPYNPNLDHAAKGIHGGVIATMLDTAGWFAVAAHNEGIWIATSEFKIHLLNPVKESELHAEGWVIKSGKRISVAEMRVSASSGELIAIGTGTYVTIEGVPLGENDP; the protein is encoded by the coding sequence ATGAATGCCGCTTGGCAACAGAATTTAATTGAACTATTTCGCGCAGCGCCGATAGCAAGACTGTTCGGTATGGCTCTTTCGTTTGATGAGCAAGGACATGCATATATAAATCTCCCATATAATCCAAATCTTGATCATGCAGCCAAGGGTATCCACGGAGGAGTAATAGCAACTATGTTAGACACCGCCGGTTGGTTTGCGGTGGCAGCTCACAATGAAGGTATTTGGATTGCTACAAGCGAATTTAAGATTCACCTATTGAATCCGGTGAAAGAAAGCGAACTTCACGCTGAGGGATGGGTAATTAAGTCAGGTAAGCGCATTTCTGTAGCTGAGATGCGAGTGTCGGCTTCCAGTGGAGAGCTTATAGCTATTGGAACCGGAACATACGTTACAATAGAGGGTGTTCCTCTTGGGGAAAATGATCCATGA
- a CDS encoding HD domain-containing protein, translated as MEVERLTRDDALDSIEANVENRNLIYHMLATESIMRAMARKFGQDEGVWGLTGLLHDIDVELTEGDMLAHSELGADIARELGASEEMAQAIFCHNEAHGISPETLLGKALFCADPLTGLIVAASLVRPDEKLEGLTTRSLMRRFGEKRFAAGANREQITTCSELGLELEEFIALGLEAMKAIADEIGL; from the coding sequence GTGGAGGTAGAGAGACTCACCAGAGACGATGCCCTGGACTCCATCGAGGCCAATGTGGAAAATCGGAACCTCATCTACCACATGCTGGCCACCGAGTCTATCATGAGGGCGATGGCCAGAAAATTTGGCCAGGATGAGGGGGTGTGGGGGCTTACCGGACTGCTCCATGACATCGATGTAGAGCTCACCGAGGGTGATATGCTTGCTCATAGCGAGCTGGGGGCGGACATAGCCCGGGAGCTTGGCGCATCGGAGGAGATGGCGCAAGCCATATTCTGCCACAATGAAGCTCACGGTATCTCCCCTGAAACCCTGCTGGGAAAGGCCCTTTTCTGCGCTGACCCTCTCACCGGGCTCATCGTTGCCGCTTCTCTGGTGCGCCCGGATGAGAAACTTGAGGGACTCACCACCAGGTCGCTTATGAGGCGCTTCGGCGAGAAGAGATTTGCTGCCGGGGCAAATCGGGAGCAGATCACCACGTGCAGCGAGCTCGGCCTTGAGCTTGAGGAGTTCATCGCCCTGGGTCTTGAGGCGATGAAAGCGATTGCCGATGAGATAGGCTTGTAA
- the uvrA gene encoding excinuclease ABC subunit UvrA, with translation MPLDAIIVKGAREHNLKNIDVAIPRDRLVVITGVSGSGKSSLAFDTIYAEGQRRYVESLSAYARQFLGRMEKPDVDYIEGLSPAISIDQKGPGRNPRSTVGTVTEVYDYLRLLFARVGHPHCPNCGQEISQQTIQQIVDALLELPPGTAIMVMAPLIKDRKGEHEGVFEDMRKAGYVRVRVDGSIHDLAEDFDLDRYRQHSIEAVVDRLVIESAEQRGRLADSVETSLKLGSGVVLVKVIDGEELLFSEHFACMRCGINLGEIEPRTFSFNSPHGACPVCTGLGVKMEIDPDLVLPNRELSIAEGAIRPWTRAGSMSPWYASMLESIARRYGFSINERVKNLTPQQIDIILYGSGSQRVTLRHETQLGRTYQYDIPFEGVIPNLERRFRETESEYIRAEIERSMTIHPCPVCQGQRLKPESLSVTIWDKNIAQVNAMSIEQEMAWLGQLSGDGSGKALLSERELLIGRQILKEINARLGFLRDVGLDYLNLDRPSSTLSGGEAQRIRLATQIGSGLMGVLYICDEPTVGLHPADDYCLIETLKKLRDLGNTILVVEHDEAMMRAADHIIDMGPGAGERGGEIVVTGTIAEIMDCHGSSTGDYLSGRKEISLPKRRRPGSGKEMVIRGARQNNLKDIDVTIPLGRFVCITGVSGSGKSTLIDEILYKKLAQIFYKAKDRPGECDGIEGLEHIDKVVNIDQSPIGRTPRSNPATYTGAFTLIRELFSTVPEARMRGYPPGRFSFNVKGGRCEACRGGGYIQIEMQFLPDVTVPCEVCEGKRYNREALEIRFKGKNITEILEMSVAEALSLFEHFPKVKSKLETLKDVGLGYVKLGQPATTLSGGEAQRVKLATELSKRSTGKTLYILDEPTTGLSFEDAAALLRVLHRLVDWGNTVLLIEHHLDMIKNADYLIDLGPGAGDRGGYVIATGTPEEVAQEDGSLTGQYLKGMLAKHSDRLEAVQA, from the coding sequence ATGCCGCTGGATGCAATAATCGTTAAAGGTGCCAGAGAGCATAACCTGAAAAATATCGATGTCGCCATCCCCAGGGACAGGCTGGTGGTAATCACGGGTGTTTCAGGCTCTGGTAAGAGCTCGCTAGCCTTTGATACTATTTATGCCGAAGGGCAACGCCGCTATGTGGAATCCCTATCCGCTTATGCCCGCCAGTTCCTCGGTCGGATGGAGAAGCCAGATGTGGACTATATTGAGGGGCTCAGCCCGGCCATCTCCATCGACCAGAAGGGGCCGGGGAGAAATCCCCGTTCCACAGTGGGCACGGTGACCGAGGTCTATGACTATCTAAGGTTGCTCTTTGCCCGGGTGGGTCACCCCCACTGCCCCAATTGCGGACAAGAGATCTCCCAGCAAACGATTCAGCAGATCGTCGATGCGCTTCTGGAGCTCCCCCCTGGGACTGCGATCATGGTCATGGCCCCGTTGATCAAGGACCGAAAGGGAGAGCATGAGGGGGTCTTTGAGGACATGCGAAAGGCAGGATATGTGCGGGTGAGGGTCGATGGCAGCATCCATGACCTCGCCGAGGATTTCGACCTGGATAGATACAGGCAGCATAGTATTGAGGCAGTGGTAGACAGGCTGGTCATTGAGAGTGCGGAGCAGAGAGGTCGCCTCGCCGACTCAGTGGAGACCTCGCTCAAGCTGGGGAGTGGGGTGGTGCTGGTTAAGGTCATCGATGGGGAGGAACTTCTCTTCTCGGAGCACTTTGCCTGCATGCGATGCGGTATAAACCTGGGCGAGATCGAACCCCGAACATTCAGCTTCAATAGCCCCCACGGTGCCTGTCCCGTCTGCACCGGGCTGGGGGTAAAGATGGAGATCGACCCCGACCTGGTCCTTCCCAATCGAGAGCTATCCATTGCTGAAGGGGCAATCCGGCCCTGGACCCGGGCAGGCTCAATGAGTCCATGGTATGCCAGCATGCTGGAGTCTATAGCCCGAAGGTATGGCTTCTCGATTAACGAGCGGGTTAAGAACCTCACCCCGCAGCAGATTGACATTATCCTCTACGGCAGCGGCAGCCAGCGAGTGACACTGAGGCATGAGACTCAGCTAGGGCGAACTTATCAGTATGATATACCGTTTGAGGGTGTGATCCCAAATTTGGAACGGCGTTTCAGGGAAACCGAGTCCGAGTACATACGTGCCGAGATAGAGCGCTCTATGACAATCCACCCCTGTCCCGTATGTCAGGGGCAGAGATTAAAGCCAGAGTCCCTGTCAGTAACAATCTGGGATAAAAACATCGCTCAGGTTAACGCGATGTCCATTGAGCAGGAGATGGCATGGCTGGGACAGCTCAGTGGCGATGGGAGTGGGAAGGCGCTGCTCAGCGAGCGCGAACTGCTCATCGGCCGCCAGATCCTCAAGGAGATTAACGCTCGCCTCGGCTTCTTGAGAGATGTGGGGCTGGACTATCTCAACCTCGATCGTCCATCAAGTACCCTCTCAGGCGGAGAGGCGCAGCGAATTCGCCTTGCCACCCAGATCGGCAGCGGACTCATGGGGGTACTATATATTTGCGATGAGCCTACGGTGGGACTCCATCCTGCTGATGACTATTGCCTCATCGAGACCCTGAAGAAGTTGAGGGATCTGGGTAATACTATCCTGGTGGTGGAGCACGATGAGGCGATGATGCGAGCCGCCGACCACATTATAGATATGGGCCCCGGTGCCGGTGAGCGTGGGGGGGAGATCGTTGTCACGGGAACCATCGCTGAGATCATGGACTGTCACGGTTCCAGCACTGGCGATTACCTGAGTGGGCGAAAGGAGATTTCACTCCCTAAAAGGCGCCGCCCCGGCTCCGGGAAGGAAATGGTGATTAGGGGGGCGCGTCAGAATAACCTCAAGGATATCGATGTCACTATCCCTCTGGGGAGGTTCGTTTGCATCACTGGCGTATCGGGTTCGGGCAAGAGCACCCTTATCGACGAGATCCTCTATAAGAAGCTGGCCCAGATATTCTACAAAGCCAAGGACCGCCCTGGCGAGTGTGATGGCATCGAGGGGCTGGAGCACATCGATAAGGTGGTGAATATCGACCAGTCGCCCATCGGGCGAACCCCTCGCTCAAACCCGGCAACCTATACTGGTGCCTTCACCCTGATTCGTGAGCTATTCTCCACCGTGCCTGAGGCTCGAATGCGCGGCTATCCCCCGGGGCGTTTTTCGTTTAATGTTAAGGGTGGCAGGTGTGAGGCCTGTCGCGGTGGAGGCTATATCCAAATCGAGATGCAGTTTTTGCCCGATGTAACCGTACCCTGCGAAGTTTGCGAGGGGAAGCGCTATAATCGCGAGGCGCTGGAGATCCGGTTCAAGGGAAAGAACATTACCGAGATCCTGGAGATGAGCGTTGCGGAGGCGCTATCGCTATTTGAGCATTTTCCCAAGGTGAAAAGCAAGCTGGAAACACTGAAGGATGTTGGATTGGGATACGTCAAGCTGGGGCAGCCGGCAACCACCCTCTCTGGAGGTGAGGCGCAACGGGTGAAGCTTGCCACCGAGCTTTCCAAGCGCTCTACGGGAAAGACGCTATATATCCTCGATGAGCCGACTACAGGGCTCTCCTTCGAGGATGCCGCCGCATTGCTCAGGGTGCTCCATCGCCTCGTCGATTGGGGTAATACCGTGCTCCTCATCGAGCACCACCTCGATATGATTAAGAACGCAGACTACCTGATCGACCTCGGCCCGGGTGCGGGCGATCGCGGGGGATATGTCATCGCCACAGGAACGCCGGAGGAGGTGGCTCAAGAGGATGGCTCCTTAACCGGGCAATACCTGAAGGGGATGCTGGCGAAGCACTCCGACAGGTTGGAAGCGGTTCAAGCATGA
- a CDS encoding DUF4870 domain-containing protein, producing MAALLSYVLGWITGLIFYLIEEKDEYVRFHAVQSIIFFGAVTAVMIVFGILELIPFIGLLFMVLTSLGGLFAFVMWIILMVKAYQGERFKLPIAGDLAEKYSAKR from the coding sequence GTGGCCGCACTGCTGTCGTATGTGCTGGGCTGGATAACCGGGCTGATATTCTACCTGATTGAGGAGAAGGATGAGTATGTCCGCTTTCACGCTGTGCAGTCCATCATTTTCTTCGGTGCCGTAACCGCGGTTATGATCGTTTTTGGCATCTTGGAGTTGATCCCCTTCATCGGTCTTCTATTCATGGTGCTCACGTCGCTCGGGGGACTCTTTGCCTTTGTGATGTGGATCATACTAATGGTGAAGGCCTACCAGGGGGAGCGCTTCAAGCTGCCCATTGCCGGTGACTTGGCAGAGAAATATTCGGCAAAGCGATAA
- a CDS encoding DUF503 domain-containing protein translates to MNVGTCKVRLRLPENGSLKGKRQVSKSIIERVKNRYNVSIAEVDDQDLWQLLTLGITCVSTSGPHANEILSKVVYFIQQSKFDMEMLDYEIEIIHAP, encoded by the coding sequence ATGAATGTTGGCACCTGCAAGGTTAGGCTTCGCCTGCCAGAGAACGGCTCCCTCAAAGGGAAGCGACAGGTTTCAAAGTCCATCATTGAACGTGTGAAGAATAGATACAACGTTTCTATAGCCGAGGTCGATGACCAAGACCTCTGGCAACTCCTCACCCTGGGGATAACCTGTGTCAGCACCAGCGGGCCTCATGCCAATGAGATCCTATCGAAGGTGGTGTATTTCATACAGCAGAGCAAGTTTGATATGGAAATGCTCGATTACGAGATAGAGATCATCCACGCCCCCTAA
- the ffh gene encoding signal recognition particle protein → MFEVLSERLGSVFKRLGSKGRLTEKDVDDALREVRLALLEADVNFKVVKDFIARLRERSLGSEVLESLTPSQQVIKVVNEELTIILGGAPSHLAQAPRPPTVMMLVGLQGSGKTTTAAKLALHLRSSGQRPLLVAADLRRPAAVEQLVTLGKGLEIPVYRADANPVSVCAQALKRAKELAATWVIADTGGRLHIDGAMMKEVVEIKRELKPDEVLLVVDAMTGQDAVRAAEEFHTKLGLSGLILTKMDGDARGGAALSIKAVTGVAVKFIGTGEKLDALETFHPDRLASRILGMGDMLTLVERAEKTFDQERARKLEKKVRHATLDLEDFLGQLREMQKMGSLSQLVEMIPGLSSIARRAPDAVDEGRLKVIEAVILSMTPQERRSPEIIDGSRRRRIARGSGTTPHEINQLLNQFRQTQKLMKQMARGGSLKSLLR, encoded by the coding sequence ATGTTCGAGGTATTATCGGAGAGGCTGGGGAGCGTTTTTAAACGGCTGGGGAGCAAGGGTCGGCTCACCGAAAAGGATGTCGATGATGCGCTCCGGGAGGTAAGGCTGGCGCTTCTGGAGGCTGATGTTAACTTTAAGGTGGTAAAGGATTTTATCGCTAGATTGCGGGAGCGCTCCCTGGGTAGCGAGGTGCTGGAGAGCCTCACCCCGTCGCAGCAGGTGATCAAGGTAGTAAATGAGGAGCTTACCATCATTTTAGGGGGAGCCCCCAGTCACCTGGCGCAGGCCCCTCGTCCCCCGACGGTAATGATGCTCGTTGGGCTTCAGGGCTCGGGGAAAACAACGACAGCGGCAAAGCTGGCGCTTCACCTAAGGAGTTCGGGACAGCGCCCGCTGCTCGTTGCCGCTGACCTCCGCCGACCCGCTGCCGTAGAGCAGCTCGTTACACTGGGCAAGGGGCTGGAGATCCCCGTTTATAGGGCGGATGCGAACCCGGTATCTGTATGCGCCCAAGCACTGAAGCGTGCTAAGGAGCTGGCCGCTACCTGGGTAATAGCCGACACCGGCGGACGTCTCCATATAGATGGGGCTATGATGAAGGAAGTGGTGGAGATCAAACGGGAGCTCAAGCCTGATGAGGTGCTTCTGGTGGTGGATGCGATGACCGGCCAGGACGCGGTTCGCGCCGCTGAGGAATTCCATACAAAATTGGGGCTTAGCGGGCTCATCCTCACCAAGATGGATGGCGATGCTAGAGGCGGGGCGGCCCTCTCAATTAAGGCGGTCACCGGGGTGGCGGTAAAGTTTATCGGAACCGGTGAGAAACTGGATGCCCTGGAAACATTCCACCCTGACCGTTTGGCATCGCGTATCCTGGGGATGGGTGACATGCTCACCCTGGTCGAAAGGGCTGAGAAGACCTTCGACCAGGAGCGGGCGCGGAAACTGGAGAAAAAGGTGCGCCATGCAACCCTCGATCTGGAAGACTTTCTGGGGCAGCTCCGCGAGATGCAGAAGATGGGGTCTCTGAGCCAACTGGTGGAGATGATACCGGGGCTCTCCTCCATCGCCCGCCGTGCCCCTGACGCGGTAGATGAGGGGAGACTAAAGGTTATTGAGGCGGTCATCCTGTCAATGACCCCCCAGGAGCGGCGCAGCCCGGAGATTATCGACGGGAGCAGGAGGCGTCGCATCGCCCGGGGCAGTGGCACCACGCCTCATGAGATCAATCAACTCCTGAACCAGTTCCGCCAGACACAAAAGCTCATGAAACAGATGGCGCGGGGAGGAAGCCTGAAGTCGTTGCTCCGTTGA
- a CDS encoding SMC family ATPase, giving the protein MIPIRIALRNFMCYLEGELSFEGLHVACLCGDNGNGKSALLDAITWALWGKARAKSDDELIYLGRTEMGVEFEFAVMQEGRERYRVLRKRSKPKLRGAGKTLLELQQATDQGYRSISGNSVRETQREIEKILRMNYDTFINSTFLLQGHADEFTKKEPYRRKEILADILGLSRYDELEDRSKNYARQKDRAKRDLEIAIDNINAELANKAEYQTQLREVGEAIAEVEKERCEWEKKVNALTNQKSELDWRKKQQEEIEGRIKQAGETVSSFEYRVRDHHQRAEKYEKVIAGHEEELAKVRVHLDAVAKQESVLVGRRGEYEKTSNLIHHVTSANASLKEEMKQLREKLDMLSQEEATCPLCGTELGVEGRRKIMASYEDEGRQKKELFRTNEDEKRRLETGLNALKREIGELERMTREGRAQWDRGAETLEKEHTEAESSLPKEKEALAMAEENLRRWRSTLDADTQRRDSINADLAILPELEDSLSSAQQTHNELTRREAQGRQKLGEIQANLGRFSSLELSRGEKKAERDNVTREEKIYEELAAAFGKKGIQALIIDTALPEIEEEANRLLARMTDNRMSVKIETQRAYKTKKEESVETLDINISDELGMRRYEMYSGGEAFRIDFALRIALSKLLARRAGAPLPTLIIDEGFGSQDSSGRERLVEAINSIQDDFEKILVITHIEDLRDAFDERIEVTKGTEGSLLKVS; this is encoded by the coding sequence ATGATCCCCATTAGAATTGCGCTGCGAAACTTCATGTGCTATCTAGAAGGGGAGCTCTCCTTCGAAGGGCTTCATGTGGCCTGCCTTTGCGGCGACAACGGCAATGGAAAGTCGGCGCTCCTCGATGCGATAACCTGGGCACTGTGGGGGAAGGCAAGGGCAAAAAGCGACGACGAGCTCATTTATTTAGGAAGGACAGAGATGGGGGTGGAGTTCGAGTTCGCTGTTATGCAAGAAGGACGGGAGCGATACCGAGTTCTGCGCAAGCGGTCAAAACCAAAGCTTCGGGGAGCAGGGAAGACCCTGCTGGAGCTTCAGCAAGCCACGGATCAAGGCTACAGGTCAATCAGCGGAAACAGTGTTCGGGAAACGCAGCGAGAGATCGAGAAAATCTTGCGCATGAATTACGATACCTTTATCAATAGTACCTTCCTGCTCCAGGGTCACGCCGATGAATTCACCAAGAAGGAACCTTATAGACGCAAGGAAATCCTAGCTGACATCCTGGGTCTTTCCCGATACGATGAGCTGGAGGATCGGTCAAAGAATTACGCCAGGCAAAAGGATAGAGCCAAAAGGGACCTAGAGATTGCCATCGATAATATCAACGCCGAGTTGGCGAACAAAGCGGAGTACCAGACTCAGCTCCGAGAGGTGGGCGAGGCAATAGCCGAAGTGGAGAAGGAGCGGTGTGAATGGGAGAAGAAGGTCAATGCCCTTACAAATCAGAAGAGCGAGCTGGATTGGAGAAAAAAGCAACAGGAGGAGATAGAGGGACGCATTAAACAGGCGGGGGAAACGGTAAGCTCTTTCGAGTATCGGGTTCGAGATCATCACCAGAGGGCAGAAAAGTACGAGAAGGTGATTGCGGGCCACGAGGAGGAGCTTGCTAAAGTTCGTGTTCACCTCGATGCGGTGGCCAAGCAGGAAAGCGTGTTGGTGGGGAGGAGGGGAGAGTATGAAAAAACCTCCAATTTAATCCACCATGTCACCTCCGCCAATGCCAGCTTAAAGGAAGAGATGAAGCAGCTCAGAGAGAAGCTCGACATGCTATCCCAAGAGGAGGCAACGTGCCCCTTATGTGGCACCGAACTGGGAGTTGAGGGAAGGAGGAAGATTATGGCAAGCTACGAGGATGAGGGGCGGCAGAAGAAAGAGCTCTTTCGCACCAACGAGGATGAAAAAAGGCGCTTGGAAACGGGGTTAAATGCCTTGAAGCGAGAGATAGGCGAACTGGAGAGGATGACAAGGGAGGGGCGGGCACAATGGGATCGAGGCGCAGAGACCCTGGAGAAAGAACACACCGAGGCGGAAAGCTCCCTACCCAAGGAGAAGGAAGCCCTGGCCATGGCAGAGGAAAACCTGAGGCGCTGGCGCTCCACACTCGATGCCGATACCCAGAGACGGGATTCCATTAATGCAGATCTTGCCATCCTCCCTGAGCTCGAAGACAGCCTGAGCAGTGCACAGCAGACCCACAATGAGCTAACCAGAAGGGAGGCGCAAGGTCGCCAGAAGCTGGGGGAGATCCAGGCGAATCTGGGACGCTTCTCTTCCCTGGAGCTAAGCAGAGGAGAGAAGAAGGCCGAGCGCGATAATGTGACCAGGGAAGAAAAGATATACGAAGAGCTGGCCGCCGCCTTTGGCAAGAAGGGGATTCAGGCGCTCATCATCGATACGGCGCTCCCCGAGATCGAGGAGGAGGCTAACCGGCTGCTTGCCCGGATGACCGATAACCGGATGAGTGTGAAGATCGAAACGCAGCGGGCTTACAAGACCAAGAAAGAAGAGTCGGTGGAAACCCTCGATATAAATATATCGGACGAACTGGGCATGCGACGCTATGAGATGTACAGCGGCGGTGAGGCATTTCGGATCGACTTCGCGCTGCGCATCGCTCTTTCAAAACTGCTGGCACGGCGCGCGGGAGCACCCCTGCCCACGCTGATCATCGATGAGGGATTTGGCTCCCAGGACTCCAGCGGCAGGGAGCGGCTGGTGGAGGCTATAAACTCGATTCAGGACGACTTTGAGAAGATTTTGGTCATAACGCACATCGAGGATTTAAGGGATGCCTTCGATGAGCGCATTGAGGTGACCAAGGGCACTGAGGGCTCGCTGCTCAAGGTGAGCTGA